CGTTTCTAAAAACGTTTCCATTCAGTGGAAGTACATCTGCCCTTGTTTTCATTATAATAGCAATTTTGTCCAGTTTCCAAACATCTTGCATGTATTCAATCCCGATTTCTGGATTCAAAAAACGATAAAATCTGCTTTCACTTGCTCTTGCTCTATCTATTTTCTCTGTATAGCTTTTCCTTTTGAGATTATTTACAAGTATAGTTGTGGTTGTAGACCAATCTTGCGCTGTTCTGAATAGATTTTCAATTGGAACGTTAGTGCTTTCGGACCAAGATTTCAGTGCCAAGGcccagaaaatttgtttgttccatatttttatagaaagctTATGCGGGAGTCTGTTATTATCGTAAAGGAAtaaagttttatatatataatccATATGTAGTTTCaatgtgtaaaagtggttgTCAGGTACATCGGTCTCTAAAGATAATATATAATTTGGTATATGTTTTGGTTGCTTTAAAACCTTTTTCAAAAAGTACCTTTGTAGTTCATCTACTTCTTCAAACCAGTTGTACCCCCACACCTGGGCTGCATATGACTGTGTGGTTTTGCACACACTctggaaaattttccatttcgaTATAAGGGATACATTTGAGTTATTGATCAGATTTTCCCAAGCTGCGTTTATACAAATCTTCGctcgtttgtttctttgttctgCATGCTTAGTAAAACTCATTTTTGGAGTTAGAAGGACTCCAAGGTAGCAGTATTCGTTCACCACTTCAATTTCTTCATTGAGGTATTTCCATCTCTCCCTTGAAGATAACCGTCCTCCATTTCGAAACACCATTATCTtggatttttgcaaatttaccaCCATATTCCATCTACTACAATAGTTTTCTAAATTCCATATCATTTTTCGAAATACTTCAATATCATCAGCTAGTATGACGATGTCGTCAGCGTACAGTAGTACCCGAATATTTATTTCGTCTAGCACTAACCCTCCTTCCAACCAGTCGTGTATATCATTTAAATACAGAGTGAACAGTAAAGGCGACAGCAAACACCCTTGTCTAACTCCTGTATAAGTATTAAAATGTTGCGATACATTATCTCCAGTCCAAACTACCgatttagtgttttggtatatgTTTTGTATTAAATAAACCATCTTTGTTGAGATTCCGATTTCATGCAATTTATAGATTAAAAGTTGCCTGGGTACCATATCAAATGCGGCTGAAAAATCGACGAAAAATGCGTACACTTTCTTTCTTTCAGATAACTTGCAGTGGACGATTGATGCCAGGTTGTAAACATTGTCTACGGTTGAGTATCCTGGTCTAAAGCCTGCTTGAAATTCTTTTAATATATTATAATCACTAATCCATTTCTTTAGTCTATTATTTACAATTCCCATAAAAATCTTGGCCATTGTATTCATAAAAGAGATGCCTCTATAATTACTTGGGGTGTTTATATCGCCCTTTTTGTATATAGGAAATATTACCGACTCTTGCATGATGTTATCTAGCTGTCCTGATTCATAAATTCGATTATATTGACGTGCTAGCTCTGTAAGAAATTGATGTgatgaatatttcaaaaactcATACGGCACCCTGTCCATTCCTGGCGCCTTATTTTCTTTCGTTTCGTTTAAAACATCTTGAATTTCACGTACATCTATTTCTCTATCCAGTTCAATATTTGTTCTTTTCAGTACGGCATATTCAATGTTATTTGCAAACTGTGGTTTATTTAATAGCATATTGAAATATATCTTAAAATCCTCAGCAGAAATACTGCTAccgattttatgtttttgtcctcTTATCTGTTTTGCAAGTATCCACCATTGTTTTACATCTGTGGTGTTGCAGATTTTAGCTTCTAACTCTCTGGCATACTCCAATTTCCTTTCTTTACATGTTTTCTTGTACGTCTTAACCGCATTCAGATAAGTTTCTTTGTCTTGTAGAGTGCTACTTCTCCTGAACTTATTGAGGCattcaaatgatttttttcttgccCTCTCACATCGACTGTTGTACCAGTCTGCTTTGTATTTGTTGcatgtattttgtttatttgttgcaTGTATTTTGTTTATTACGACCGACTTCTGAATTAAATTGGACAAATCTGATAGATTGTCTATACCATTCCCATTTATAGCTAAAAGAAGGTTTTGATTCAAGCTGTTCTGGTATCGCTCAGTTGTTGACTTTTTCCAAATAAGTTTTGGCGGTAAATTTAATGGCTTTGCATTGATatcgattttatttaatttaatttctatttttagtgGAAAATGATCAGACCAAACTTTTTCTTCAACTTCgaattttttaatcattttcagTCCATAATATGATATTGCTGCTAAATCGTTAACCGAACTGCCATTTTTGCTCACATACGTGTAATGCCCCTCTTCGTCTCCTTCGGTTCTGCCATTTAGAATTAACAGTCCATTATCCTCACAGAATTCCATATATTGTTTTCCTTTTGCATTTACAATTGAGTCTTTTGAGCGCCTGGTTTCCATTCCCGCTGTGAACTCAGTTTCCAGACCGCTTTCAAGATTTTGTTGGAGGTTACCAATTTGTACATTAACATCCCCTGCTAATATTATATGTCCGTCatctattttttcaaatatttctctCATCGCCTCAAAATCACAGGCCCAATTCTC
This Stomoxys calcitrans chromosome 2, idStoCalc2.1, whole genome shotgun sequence DNA region includes the following protein-coding sequences:
- the LOC131994624 gene encoding uncharacterized protein LOC131994624 — its product is MIWNLENYCSRWNMVVNLQKSKIMVFRNGGRLSSRERWKYLNEEIEVVNEYCYLGVLLTPKMSFTKHAEQRNKRAKICINAAWENLINNSNVSLISKWKIFQSVCKTTQSYAAQVWGYNWFEEVDELQRLPHKLSIKIWNKQIFWALALKSWSESTNVPIENLFRTAQDWSTTTTILVNNLKRKSYTEKIDRARASESRFYRFLNPEIGIEYMQDVWKLDKIAIIMKTRADVLPLNGNVFRNAARHQCTLCNLREVENLQHFIARCPVLQEFRVRHFGTAYLDDVQLIQILNGTFYCGWDGLYNYVSNALRYRNYINREQF